A stretch of Maridesulfovibrio zosterae DSM 11974 DNA encodes these proteins:
- a CDS encoding penicillin-binding transpeptidase domain-containing protein: protein MAKRKKESLKSSRNKLLFVMVLFALMWTGLLGRAAWLQLFMGSDLSRLASRQHLAAELERGERGSIYDRNGNLLATSVEASSVYIRPVNVKNVDGTATKLSQILGISKSKLRKKLSRKSNFIWIKRQINDRMASKIKKANLPGVYLATEFVRLYPNNHLAGQLIGFTGVDGKGLEGLEKEFNYRLAGRKAQFVVQRDASGRRLYLDAMGREMNIRGKDIHLTIDSHIQSVTENALVDAVRKYGGKWGAAIVVEVASGDILAMANCPRFNPNIFRTSSPEIWRNRAALDVVEPGSTFKPFLIAAALEHGVITPEKLFDCENGRWKLNGKYINDTHKCGWLPVHKILRYSSNIGSAKIGLELGVQHYYQFISELGFGHKTGLPIPGDRSGLIRPAAKWNEIDLAAGSFGQGIGVTALQMAKAYLAIANKGVAKPIKLVQFPRSEENEPAKRIFKPEVAEKVLSMMREVVQEDGTGTKARISGTTVAGKTGTAQKAHRKGGYGAEFTASFVALVPGYNPEYIVFMMVDEPKKNHFGGTVAAPGVKKIMTETLAYYGKLPEKRNPTPIMAAGINDFSEMPKKAFKSNSVHFNVSDEQVPDLKGMPIRRAIEILVQKGFVPKLKGQGMTVTKQLPKPGDTWPEEKNAEMVLWVSSEKADYVK from the coding sequence GTGGCAAAAAGGAAAAAAGAAAGCCTGAAGTCGAGCAGAAATAAGCTGCTCTTCGTCATGGTCCTTTTCGCCCTGATGTGGACAGGCCTTCTCGGCAGGGCAGCATGGCTGCAACTGTTCATGGGAAGCGACCTTTCACGTCTTGCCTCACGTCAGCACCTTGCAGCTGAGCTTGAACGCGGCGAGCGCGGTTCAATATATGACCGCAACGGTAATCTTCTTGCTACCAGCGTTGAAGCTTCATCAGTTTATATTCGTCCGGTGAATGTAAAGAATGTGGACGGAACTGCGACAAAACTTTCTCAGATTCTCGGTATCTCGAAATCAAAATTGAGAAAGAAATTGTCCAGAAAATCAAATTTCATCTGGATCAAACGGCAAATCAATGACCGTATGGCCAGTAAAATTAAAAAAGCCAACTTACCCGGCGTATATCTGGCAACTGAATTTGTCAGACTATACCCGAACAATCACCTTGCAGGACAACTGATCGGTTTTACAGGGGTTGACGGTAAGGGACTTGAAGGACTTGAAAAAGAGTTCAACTACAGACTCGCTGGACGCAAAGCGCAATTTGTTGTGCAACGCGATGCATCAGGGCGCCGGCTTTACCTTGATGCGATGGGACGAGAGATGAATATCAGAGGTAAGGATATACATCTTACCATTGATTCACATATTCAGTCTGTAACTGAAAATGCACTGGTTGATGCAGTTAGAAAATATGGCGGTAAATGGGGAGCAGCTATCGTTGTTGAGGTTGCTTCAGGTGACATTTTGGCCATGGCTAACTGCCCTAGATTCAACCCGAATATTTTCCGCACCAGCTCTCCTGAAATCTGGAGAAATCGTGCGGCTCTTGACGTTGTTGAGCCTGGCTCCACATTCAAACCGTTTTTGATTGCTGCTGCACTTGAACACGGAGTGATAACACCGGAAAAGCTCTTTGACTGTGAAAATGGACGCTGGAAACTTAACGGCAAGTACATCAATGATACGCATAAATGCGGCTGGCTACCGGTACACAAGATTTTACGTTACTCGAGCAACATTGGTTCGGCTAAAATTGGACTTGAGCTGGGTGTACAGCACTATTACCAATTTATCAGCGAACTTGGTTTCGGACACAAAACAGGATTACCGATACCTGGTGATCGCAGCGGTTTGATTCGTCCCGCAGCGAAATGGAACGAAATAGACCTTGCTGCAGGTTCATTTGGACAGGGTATTGGTGTCACTGCGCTGCAAATGGCAAAAGCATATCTGGCCATTGCCAATAAAGGTGTTGCAAAACCGATTAAACTGGTGCAATTCCCCCGATCCGAGGAAAATGAACCGGCTAAGCGCATTTTCAAACCGGAAGTTGCTGAAAAAGTTTTGTCTATGATGCGTGAAGTGGTTCAGGAAGACGGCACAGGAACTAAAGCAAGAATAAGCGGTACAACTGTTGCCGGTAAAACAGGAACAGCACAGAAAGCTCACCGTAAAGGTGGATACGGGGCTGAATTTACGGCCTCATTCGTTGCTTTAGTACCTGGATATAATCCGGAATATATCGTTTTCATGATGGTAGACGAACCGAAAAAAAACCATTTTGGCGGTACGGTAGCAGCCCCGGGTGTAAAAAAAATAATGACAGAGACTTTGGCCTATTACGGCAAGTTGCCGGAAAAGCGCAATCCAACTCCTATCATGGCCGCAGGAATTAATGATTTTTCTGAAATGCCTAAAAAGGCATTTAAATCAAATTCGGTGCATTTTAATGTTTCCGATGAACAGGTTCCTGATTTGAAAGGGATGCCTATTCGTAGAGCAATTGAAATCTTAGTTCAAAAAGGATTTGTCCCCAAGCTGAAAGGCCAAGGGATGACCGTCACCAAACAACTTCCCAAACCAGGCGATACATGGCCTGAAGAAAAGAATGCTGAAATGGTTCTCTGGGTTTCCTCAGAAAAGGCTGATTATGTCAAATAG